A portion of the Clostridia bacterium genome contains these proteins:
- a CDS encoding cupin domain-containing protein: MIVGRSKDVTGMTLQGEGIHKVVKKVLVSPKEGWEGWVMRLFELGAGGYTPKHAHPWPHINWIAGGRGTLYLEGKEYEIRAGDYAYVPSNALHRFKAAEDSELSFVCIVPEEGDV, encoded by the coding sequence ATGATTGTTGGGCGCAGCAAGGATGTTACTGGGATGACACTGCAAGGGGAAGGCATCCACAAAGTGGTGAAAAAGGTGCTGGTATCCCCTAAGGAAGGCTGGGAGGGCTGGGTGATGCGGCTCTTTGAGTTGGGCGCCGGCGGGTATACTCCCAAGCATGCCCATCCCTGGCCTCATATCAACTGGATTGCCGGGGGCAGGGGCACCCTTTACCTGGAAGGTAAAGAATACGAGATCCGTGCCGGGGATTATGCTTATGTTCCCAGCAACGCCCTGCATAGATTTAAAGCGGCGGAAGACAGCGAGTTGAGTTTTGTCTGCATTGTACCGGAAGAAGGAGACGTGTAA
- a CDS encoding SOS response-associated peptidase, translating into MCGRFTLTKDMKLIVEHYGLDKGFDHQPRYNIAPSQDILAIVNKQGRKEPAMLKWGLIPSWAKDKSIGNKLINARAETVDVKPSFARLLRRRRCLIPADGFYEWKANGQKVPVRFIKKDHGIFSLAGLWDEWLSPEGDAIRSCTIITTTPNELTRQVHNRMPVILTREAEQLWLDNSVTEPLVLKSLLVPYPAGEMTMYPVSRLVNSPANDIPECIQAVETG; encoded by the coding sequence ATGTGCGGGCGTTTTACCCTGACCAAAGACATGAAGTTAATCGTGGAGCATTACGGGCTGGACAAGGGATTTGACCATCAACCGCGTTACAACATCGCCCCGTCCCAGGACATCTTAGCCATCGTCAATAAACAAGGACGAAAGGAGCCGGCGATGTTGAAATGGGGTTTAATCCCATCCTGGGCCAAGGATAAGTCCATCGGCAATAAGCTGATCAATGCCCGGGCGGAAACGGTGGATGTCAAGCCGTCCTTTGCCCGCTTGCTGAGAAGAAGACGGTGCTTGATCCCCGCGGACGGCTTCTACGAATGGAAGGCCAACGGTCAAAAGGTGCCTGTGAGATTCATTAAGAAAGACCACGGCATCTTTTCCTTAGCCGGTTTATGGGATGAGTGGCTTTCTCCGGAGGGAGATGCCATTAGAAGCTGCACCATCATTACTACTACGCCCAATGAGCTGACCCGGCAAGTACACAATAGAATGCCCGTCATCCTGACCCGGGAGGCGGAACAGCTCTGGCTGGATAACAGCGTCACTGAACCCTTGGTATTGAAGTCGCTGCTTGTCCCCTACCCGGCAGGGGAAATGACCATGTACCCGGTATCAAGGCTGGTAAATAGCCCGGCGAATGATATACCGGAGTGTATTCAGGCCGTTGAGACCGGATAA
- the cysK gene encoding cysteine synthase A: protein MGRILNHIAEAIGKTPLVRLNRINTTEAEILAKMEYFNPGGSVKDRIALNMIEAAEREGKINKDTVIVEPTSGNTGIGLALVAAAKGYRLVITMPETMSIERRNLLKAFGAEVVLTPGSEGMRGAIKKAEELLQEYDNAFMPQQFMNPANPEIHRLTTAEEIWEDTGGQVDIIVGGVGTGGTITGVGQVLKPRLPHLKIVAVEPKASPVLSGGEPGPHKIQGIGAGFVPQVFDREVVDEIIQVADQDAFETSRQLARLEGLLVGISSGAAAWAALEVAKREENAGKRIVVVLPDTGERYLSTPLFQ from the coding sequence ATGGGTCGGATTTTAAATCATATTGCGGAAGCGATAGGAAAAACTCCTCTAGTCCGGTTGAACCGCATCAATACCACCGAAGCGGAAATCCTGGCCAAGATGGAATATTTCAACCCCGGCGGCAGCGTCAAGGACCGGATTGCCCTGAACATGATTGAGGCGGCGGAACGGGAAGGGAAGATTAACAAGGATACGGTGATTGTGGAGCCGACCAGCGGCAATACCGGCATCGGTTTGGCTTTGGTGGCCGCCGCGAAAGGATATAGACTGGTGATCACCATGCCGGAAACCATGAGCATCGAGCGCCGCAACCTGTTGAAAGCATTTGGCGCGGAAGTAGTCTTAACGCCCGGTTCTGAGGGTATGAGGGGCGCTATCAAGAAAGCGGAGGAACTGCTCCAAGAATACGATAACGCTTTCATGCCCCAGCAGTTTATGAACCCGGCCAACCCGGAAATCCACCGCCTGACCACCGCCGAGGAAATCTGGGAGGACACCGGCGGCCAGGTGGACATCATCGTCGGCGGTGTGGGCACCGGCGGTACCATTACCGGCGTGGGGCAAGTGCTAAAACCGAGGCTGCCGCACCTCAAGATCGTCGCCGTGGAACCGAAAGCTTCCCCGGTGCTGTCCGGCGGCGAACCGGGGCCCCACAAAATCCAAGGTATTGGCGCCGGGTTTGTGCCTCAGGTTTTTGACCGGGAAGTGGTGGATGAGATTATTCAGGTAGCCGACCAGGATGCTTTCGAGACCTCCAGACAGCTGGCACGATTAGAAGGGCTGCTGGTGGGCATTTCCTCCGGGGCCGCCGCTTGGGCCGCTTTGGAAGTGGCCAAACGGGAAGAAAACGCCGGCAAGCGCATTGTGGTGGTCTTGCCGGATACCGGCGAGCGGTACCTGTCTACCCCCCTCTTTCAATAG
- a CDS encoding GntR family transcriptional regulator, translating into MDLVIVNSSTEPIYEQIARQVKAMIIQGKLKPGDPLPSIRGLAKELQISVITTKRAYDELEKEGLIVSVGGKGSFVAEQNAEWLREKRLKLIEEKLAAVVREARLVGLNLAELQQMLELLYEEV; encoded by the coding sequence ATGGATTTGGTGATTGTCAATTCCAGTACGGAACCCATTTATGAGCAGATTGCCCGCCAGGTCAAGGCCATGATCATCCAGGGCAAGCTAAAACCGGGGGATCCCCTGCCTTCCATCAGAGGTCTGGCCAAGGAACTGCAGATCAGCGTGATCACCACCAAAAGAGCCTATGATGAACTGGAGAAGGAAGGGCTGATCGTTTCCGTTGGGGGCAAGGGCTCTTTCGTGGCGGAACAAAATGCCGAGTGGCTGCGGGAAAAACGGTTGAAGCTAATTGAAGAGAAATTAGCCGCCGTGGTCCGGGAGGCCAGGCTGGTGGGTCTAAACCTGGCGGAATTGCAGCAAATGCTGGAACTCTTGTATGAGGAGGTTTGA